The following coding sequences lie in one Haladaptatus sp. DJG-WS-42 genomic window:
- a CDS encoding AAA family ATPase, translating to MDGPLWTDTHAPALSDLPQPEVRDYLTRAVDEPLNLVLHGPQGSGKTAAVRALAAAAHEDDDNDLVEINVADFFNRTKKEITNDPRFEHFLTGKSDLPKRDMINHVLKESASYAPVSGNYKTILLDNAEAIREDFQQALRRVMERHHATTQFVITTRQPTKLIPPIKSRCFPVPVRAPTAKESAEVLRKIVEAEEVDHDDDGIQYLAGYGGGDLRKAILGAQATYEDAGEITMQTAYETLGEIGNKEEVETMVAKAEKRQFTDARKILDDLLVDEGYSGGEVLQDILSVARSRYSGENLAHLHEIAGEIDMDLAEGTSDRIHISHLLAELGR from the coding sequence ATGGACGGGCCGCTGTGGACCGATACGCACGCACCAGCGCTTTCAGACCTTCCCCAGCCGGAGGTCCGCGACTACCTCACGCGGGCGGTAGACGAACCGCTCAACCTCGTGCTCCACGGGCCACAGGGGAGCGGAAAAACCGCTGCCGTGCGCGCGCTCGCAGCGGCCGCACACGAAGACGACGACAACGATTTGGTCGAAATCAACGTTGCCGACTTCTTCAACCGAACCAAAAAAGAGATCACGAACGACCCGCGCTTCGAACACTTTCTGACCGGGAAAAGCGACCTCCCGAAGCGCGACATGATAAACCACGTCCTCAAGGAATCGGCGAGTTACGCGCCGGTGTCGGGGAACTACAAAACCATCCTCCTCGACAACGCAGAAGCCATCCGGGAGGACTTCCAGCAGGCACTGCGCCGGGTGATGGAGCGCCACCACGCGACGACGCAGTTCGTCATCACGACGCGCCAGCCGACGAAGCTGATTCCTCCCATCAAATCGCGCTGTTTCCCGGTTCCCGTGCGCGCACCGACCGCCAAAGAGTCGGCCGAAGTGCTCCGGAAAATCGTCGAAGCAGAGGAAGTAGACCACGATGACGACGGCATCCAGTACCTCGCGGGCTACGGCGGCGGCGATTTACGGAAGGCGATTTTGGGCGCACAGGCCACCTACGAAGACGCGGGCGAAATCACGATGCAGACGGCCTACGAAACCCTCGGCGAGATTGGGAACAAGGAGGAGGTTGAAACGATGGTCGCCAAAGCCGAGAAACGCCAGTTCACCGACGCGCGCAAGATTCTGGACGACCTGCTCGTCGACGAGGGCTACAGCGGCGGCGAGGTGTTACAAGATATTCTCTCGGTGGCGCGCTCGCGCTACAGCGGCGAGAATCTCGCACATCTCCACGAGATTGCGGGCGAGATTGATATGGATTTGGCGGAGGGGACGAGCGACCGGATTCACATCTCGCACCTGCTCGCTGAGTTGGGTCGGTAA